The DNA window TAGTGCAATCTGTGATCCATTACTCTCTTCTCAATTTCCAGGTATCAGTCAATGTTGTTCGGTTGTTTCCAAACGGTGGAATTGATTGAGACATTTATGAATTACCAGGTACAGGGGTTTCCtcgttgttttcttttttggcatGGCATACTCACAATTTGAGTGATGTATTCATCTTAATTCATTTTCCCTGCTCTTATTATTGTTGTCTGTGAAGTTGAAAGTGCGGGAATATGAAAGAATCAAATGAAAATAGAAAGCTAGCACTGAAATATGAGAGAAGCAAGTGACTATTTAACTGTTAAGTGGTTACATTACtgattatttggtttttttaatactgGAAAGGTAAATATTTTGTCTGCTAGAATAGTTTTTGgcctttttcttattaaaagtaGTAATCCTGAAACAGAAACTAGTATCGTGTGTgctgttttcttgaaattacaGTCTTACTTGAAAGTGAACCATGGCTTAGTGGGAAGGTCAGCTTGAGCGTAGATGAATTGATAATGGAATGCTTTTAATTGCTGTACATCCATTTACATGGTAATTTGATCATATTGAGGGCGAGAACAATCCTTTCACCTTCATTTAAGGATTTGCTGGTTGACATTTACATATTAATGGTATAAAGGAAAACTAACATTATTTGCAATGCTTGAAAGATGGTTAAGACATTTGATGGTTTAGGACAGCCCTTCAAATTGCAATTTTAAGGGTTATTCTACAAATATGATGCAGGATCTTTAACTACAGCACCTAAATACGGAGATTTTCAGATTATAGCTGATGTGGTGGATTAGGAAATTAAGGAATAGGTTATAGGAGAGGATTGGGATATGTTCACTGGTATAGTGAATAGGTAAAGGGTAAAAGGATATGGGGTTTATAAATGCAAATGGAGATAGATTTCTGCAAACATGTTACTAGTAGGGTTTCTTGGAATCACACCTAGAAGATGAAAACCTTAGCATCACATCTATGGTTCTTAGGAGTCACCCAGGTATATTTGAAACTCCCATTCATTCATTCTCTAAAAGTGTATGCTTACTAACATATATATGGAGCAAGTAAGAAGGTGCCATGAGGAGGTGCTTGTTAGGTGGAGCCAGCTGACCATTCACAAGAGTGAGCAGTTGACTGCTCAActtttacaaaattataaaattaacctGTGAAAGACAATCACAGAACTCTTGCAGGTAGTTTAGACCTCAGAATCTTACAATATTACAATACCAGCTTAGGAATATAGTCTTCTTTGGGCTAGTTCTTGTTGGGGGTCAAGCAAAATGGACATGCTTGCCTTAAAGATCACATAAAGATATATGAATTCTAATTGTTTCAGTTTCTGCATCAGTTTATTTACcccaaaaggaaaataaaagcatttgcatatatttcattttattttttacggtTTTGAACACAAACTTAGTATCCAGTTTCAGGAAGTTGGTTTTGAATATATATGAATTCATTAACGAATTTGGTTGCCAGCACTTGGTACTGCAGCTTGCTACTGGCTTTCCACACTCAATTGTTTCATTACTCAAACTTTTCATGAATGCAGGAAAATATTAAGCGGTGTGTTTGTATAATTTATGATCCTTCAAGAGCTAATCAAGGTGCCTTAGCTCTCAAGGCTTTGAAGCTTTCTGATTCTTTCATGGATCTGTACCGCAACAACAATTTTACTGGAGAGAAGTAAGAACTTTTCCTGAGGTGAAGTTGGGGAACTGGATTTAAACTATTTAACACAATCTTATCTTGATGTCTCTTTTGCTTCCATAGATTGAGGGAGAAAAACTTGTCATGGGTGGATATTTTTGAGGAAATTCCTGTAAGattttgaagctttttttttttactgcaagataaataaaatattgctgacttttcattaaattgtaaaaaatgtaGCATGAAGAAAGGGTACCTGTTTCTATATGGGTaacatttttctttctgttcTCAGATCAAAGTTTCAAATTCTGCACTTATCAGTGCCTTCATGACTGGGCTAGAAGCTGATACACCAGTGACTCAGGTACAATTTTAGCATTTTGAGCAACTATTGGAACCTAAGCTTCATGTTTGTAATTTGTCTTACAGTTGTTTCTTATGCCAGTGTGATTATGACCGCCTGCAATTATCAACCAGTCCATATTTGGAAAGTAATGTAGAATTTTTGATTGAATGCATGGATGATTTGTCAGTCGAGCAGCAGAAGGTTGGTTTTCTTGTTATCCATTATTACTGAATAACATGTTAGCCTAACATTATAATGCCTTTGCAGTTCCAATATCACTATCGGAACCTTTCACGCCAGCAAGCTCAGCAGCAAGCATGGCTTCAAAAGAGAAGGTAAAGTGTTGATTTAGTTGTTCACTGCTCTCTTTTTGTTTGGATGGATGGTACTGTGTTTTGGGTTGCATAGTTGGGAATTCTACTGATGTTTGGGCTGCATTCTGGTTTGTAGAAGTACTAACTGTCATAGAGTTTATGTTTATATGCCCCTGAAACCAAATATGAGGTGGAACTATTATTTTCAGATAGTTGCTATGGATGCTTTGACAGGAAATTGGTACTGTTTTCCCTATAAGTTGGTTGTGTGCAATAAGGATCACAGTGCACTTCATCAGGCCTAAGAAATCAATTTCATCCCCATAGGCTGGCATGAATCCCCAACCCATTCACAAATTAGAGTGTTGTTTTTATGTATAAGTTGTGGATATGGAACATATCTGTCTTGGGTTTTGACATGTGCACATGCTCAAAGACACCCAGAGGACAAGGGAAAGATAGAGGTTGGCTATTTGAAAGGCTTGGGGTTTCAGAAGTTAGGATATAAGCTCCTTGTAACTCTTGACCACTGGATTAACAACATTTATCCACTGACAAGTCTACATCAAAAAGACTAAAGAAGAAAGgctaacaaaaagaaacagaagcTGTGGGAGAAAAATCTGTCAGATTTTAGAGCTGTGTTGTCATTTTGAATTAAAGTTCTCAACGCAAATGTGCCTGTTTTTccgttattttttcttgttactaTTTTATATGCTCATGGAGGCACCTGTATTGGATTCATTCTGTTCTGCAGGTCAGAGAACATGACACGCAAAGCTGCAGGAGAAGAGCCCTTGCCTGAGGAGGATCCTTCAAACCCCATCTTCAAACCAATCCCTGAACCATCACGTTTGGGTAGTTTCCTGATAACCAATCAAATGGCAAATTATTGCAACCAAATCAACGGGTATGTTACTGATCTAAAAGACTGGCTGATATCATATCCTGTTGTAATGCCTCTCCTGCTAGAAAGCTGACTATCATTGTTTTCATTGATGAGTTCATTGGCTTCTATTTCTGTGTCCACTCTCCATTGCCTTGGGAAATTCTGATATGTAATGGTCTGGCTGTTGTCTGAGATATTCTGTGCTTTCTGTATTTGCTTTTTAGATTCGTAACACCTGCTTGTTAGAATTGCCACCTTTTTTAGGCTAAATGCTCAAATGTtaactttttatgaaatttggACATGTTGAAGTGCCCCAGTTGCGCCTCAGTCCCCAGCATCAAAATTGTATTGTTCTGTGTTACTTCATCTTCTGCAATTTGACTTTTCCAAATCCCTACCCATCTAGATTGCTCATTTAATTGCAGTCTTGACATTTTCCTCCTAATTGATTATGCCTCTGATGATCACAtagaaaactttaaaaaatgagaGACCATGTTTGGATTTCTGTTGTCGGATATAGCCTCTGAAGAAGTATGTGTTTTTGTAAATAATTCTTCAAGCTGAGCTCCTTGTTTGTTGTCCTAGGGGGGGATAATACCACTTAGCCATTGAGCCTGGGGGAACTGTAATAGAAgagatttttttgtctttctttatgACAAATTTACGTATTTATATCAGAATACAAATTTGCATAATCTAGAAGGGGTAATTAGTTAGTAACTTTTATTGTTGATGCTCTGGGTCTGGGAGTTAAATTTCTTCTCTCTTAGGTGACACTTATCCACTACCTCAAATCATTGATGTTTATAGTCTCATTGTAGCTGTGTATCATATAACATGCAGGGTTTCTGGACAGAGCTTCAGCCGATTATACTTGATGAAGGCTTTGCATAAAGATTGATGCTATGTGAGGTTTGAATGGCCTGTCATCCCTCATTTCagaattatttattgtttgtaACAGCGAGGTATGACGCCATtttggatgaaaatgaaaacaattttgGGAAAAGAACAATTGATGCGTAAAAACAGTGTCTTAATTTTGAAATGATTATAGAATGTTACGTAGCATTGTTTAAAACCGATTCCATGGTAGAATTCCAGGTCTGATTTGCTGCAGGGTTGTCTCCTCGGGGCAAATTTCGGGAGCAGACACTTGAAAATTTTGAGTAAAAacagtgaaaaatgaagttcgAGTAAAAACCGAGGTATAGAATTTGGAATGCTCCCAGATATCAAGACAGTGAAAAATGAGCCCATAAAATTACCCAAAACATCCAAATggtattttctttaatttcccaGTCATGCCACTCACTCTCTTGCTCTCACgatcaatatttatattttgacctctcttctaataatttttttctgtttaatatcagtattgtttttttgaagaaaaatacaaaatatgtttggttaaattgtgatgttttattttttttatgtaaacgatttaaaaaactaaagcagtttttaaaaaacaacggaaggttattttctattttctgctTTTTATGCATAGAATAtcatgttatattattattgccACGATaccatctcttttatttttgtagtcTTCAGAACTATCACTTTTGTCAACTAGATATAAAGTGGGGATGGAGTAACTTTAAatctatcattattattattagatgtGAATTTTTCACTAGATATAATTTAATATGGATTGTTATAGtgcaattattattttgctcGAGTGAAAAAATAGGAGGCTTTGTGCCGAgggtaatttgatatttttcatagatttatttgtttattaaaagattgtttgaaaatatattagtttttcttaaagttttatattggaatatcatgtttttaccttttgaagtcagtaaaatttagaattaactttaaaataataaaaatacttttttattttcaagataaaaaaaaaaaatagatgaccaagagtttttttgcttttacccaaaccaaaagacaaaaaaaaaaaagtatacatTTAGGGATGTTTTTGTCCTTCCACTTGagtttctttgtaattttcaagAGAATGaggtgttttaatattttttatgttggaattttaattttttataataaaaagttgttggcaCGTGCCCATTATACGCCAACATATAGGTTTGTCCGCACCTTTTGGATAGCACCCAAGAGGCCATCTAGTAGCCAAACTTAATCTTTCGCCA is part of the Populus trichocarpa isolate Nisqually-1 chromosome 2, P.trichocarpa_v4.1, whole genome shotgun sequence genome and encodes:
- the LOC7481923 gene encoding eukaryotic translation initiation factor 3 subunit H, with the protein product MANLTPTMARSFLQVAATEEVALPLRVVQMEGLVVLKIIKHCKEFSPSLVTGQLLGLDVGSDLEITNCFPFPIREEDEEIEADGANYQLEMMRCLREVNVDNNTVGWYQSMLFGCFQTVELIETFMNYQENIKRCVCIIYDPSRANQGALALKALKLSDSFMDLYRNNNFTGEKLREKNLSWVDIFEEIPIKVSNSALISAFMTGLEADTPVTQCDYDRLQLSTSPYLESNVEFLIECMDDLSVEQQKFQYHYRNLSRQQAQQQAWLQKRRSENMTRKAAGEEPLPEEDPSNPIFKPIPEPSRLGSFLITNQMANYCNQINGVSGQSFSRLYLMKALHKD